The Nyctibius grandis isolate bNycGra1 chromosome 3, bNycGra1.pri, whole genome shotgun sequence genome window below encodes:
- the MOS gene encoding LOW QUALITY PROTEIN: proto-oncogene serine/threonine-protein kinase mos (The sequence of the model RefSeq protein was modified relative to this genomic sequence to represent the inferred CDS: inserted 1 base in 1 codon; deleted 7 bases in 6 codons; substituted 1 base at 1 genomic stop codon): protein MPSPIPLNVFLPLEVFPILWIXRPCSSPLVISAKTAKTSWGTTPSVRTRRLPPRLAWCSIDWDQLCLLQPLGSGGFGSVYKATYHGATVAVKQVKKSSKNRLASRQSFWAELNVAWLQHDNVVRVVAASTCAPASQNSLGNSLWSNVGNITLHHVIYGTGDVWRQGEDEEGGCGRKALSMEETVCYSCDIMTGLAFLHSQGVVHLDLKPANIFITEQGVCKIGDFGCSQKLEEGLSQSPHVFQQGGTYTHRAPELLKGERVTAKADIYSFAITLWQIVMREQPYLGERXYVLYAVVAYNLRPSLAATVFHESPVGQRLQSIISCCWKANVEERLSAAQLLPSLRALKGIL from the exons ATGCCATCACCCATTCCTcttaatgttttccttcctttggagGTTTTCCCCATCCTGTGGATTTGACGACCCTGC AGCAGCCCCTTAGTTATCTctgcaaagacagcaaaaacTTCTTGGGGGACAACTCCTTCAGTCAGGACTCGCCGCTTGCCTCCACGCCTGGCCTGGTGCTCCATCGACTGGGatcagctctgcctcctgcagcccctAGGCTCTGGGGGCTTCGGTTCTGTCTACAAAGCCACCTACCACGGTGCAACTGTGGCTGTGAAGCAGGTGAAGAAGAGCAGCAAAAACCGGCTGGCATCACGACAGAGCTTCTGGGCTGAGCTGAACGTAGCCTGGCTACAGCACGATAATGTGGTACGTGTGGTGGCTGCCAGCACGTGTGCCCCAGCCAGCCAGAACAGCCTGGGCAAC TCATTATGGAGTAATGTGGGCAACATCACCCTGCACCATGTAATTTATGGCACT GGTGATGTGTGGAGACAGGGCgaggatgaggaaggaggaTGTGGAAGGAAGGCCCTGAGCATGGAAGAG ACTGTGTGCTATTCTTGTGACATTATGACC GGCTTAGCCTTTCTTCACTCACAGGGCGTTGTGCACTTGGACCTGAAGCCTGCAAACATATTC ATCACTGAGCAGGGAGTGTGCAAGATTGGAGACTTTGGGTGCTCCCAGAAACTGGAGGAGGGCTTGTCCCAGAGTCCCCATGTTTTCCAGCAAGGGGGCACGTACACACACCGTGCCCCTGAGCTCCTCAAGGGGGAGAGGGTTACTGCAAAAGCAGACATCTACTCATTCGCTATCACCCTCTGGCAAATCGTCATGCGCGAGCAGCCCTACCTGGGTGAGC CGTATGTGCTCTACGCTGTGGTCGCCTATAACTTACGCCCTTCGCTGGCTGCTACTGTTTTCCACGAGTCACCAGTGGGCCAGAGACTCCAGAGCATTAttagctgctgctggaaggcCAATGTGGAGGAGCGCCTGAGCGCAgcccagctgcttcccagcctcAGGGCCCTCAAGGGCATCCTCTAG
- the RPS20 gene encoding small ribosomal subunit protein uS10, whose protein sequence is MAFKDTGKAPVEQEVAIHRIRITLTSRNVKSLEKVCADLIRGAKEKNLKVKGPVRMPTKTLRITTRKTPCGEGSKTWDRFQMRIHKRLIDLHSPSEIVKQITSISIEPGVEVEVTIADA, encoded by the exons ATG GCATTTAAAGATACTGGCAAAGCACCTGTGGAACAAGAGGTAGCAATTCACCGCATTAGAATTACTTTGACAAGTCGCAATGTAAAATCACTTGAGAAGG tctgtgCTGACTTGATCAGAGgtgctaaggaaaaaaacctgaaggtgAAAGGACCTGTTCGCATGCCCACCAAG actCTGCGAATCACTACCAGGAAGACGCCTTGTGGTGAAGGTTCCAAGACCTGGGATCGTTTCCAAATGCGTATCCATAAGCGGCTCATTGACTTACACAGCCCTTCTGAGATCGTGAAGCAGATCACTTCCATCAGCATTGAACCAGGTGTAGAAGTTGAAGTTACTATTGCCGATGCCTAA